From Chloracidobacterium sp. N, the proteins below share one genomic window:
- the coxB gene encoding cytochrome c oxidase subunit II codes for MMPLTILTTCFNWTAAALRLPLFPEQASANAPNVDALYFFMLAVCGGVSIAIVLLIFYFAVKYRRRTPDQLAEEAHVPVALEWAWIIIPSLFFMSFFGWGAFLYFADAKAPKDALEIACTGRQWMWKFQHPDGQREINMLHIPVGKPVKLVMVSEDVIHSMFVPAFRIHMDVIPKRYTEVWFEATKPGTYHMFCSQYCGTEHANMIGSVVALEPHEYQTWLNGAATGSLALRGEALFNKLACNGCHTGDAEARGPYLPGLYGRNVQLTTGEVIVADENYIRESILKPGVKIAAGYDNIMPGYDGQLTEEQIIELVAYIKHLGKKYEQFEPVAPPTAPAPRPAGQNPDQTLPTGNVKPSMTPGTSPPATTAPAGAVPTPPPASEGTRPKPN; via the coding sequence ATGATGCCATTGACCATATTGACCACATGCTTCAATTGGACGGCAGCGGCGCTGCGGCTGCCGCTGTTTCCAGAACAGGCATCGGCGAATGCGCCCAACGTGGATGCCCTGTACTTCTTCATGCTCGCGGTCTGCGGCGGCGTCTCGATCGCCATTGTTCTGCTGATTTTCTACTTTGCCGTCAAATATCGCCGGCGGACGCCCGACCAGTTGGCGGAAGAGGCCCATGTCCCCGTTGCACTGGAGTGGGCGTGGATCATCATCCCCTCGCTGTTTTTCATGTCGTTTTTCGGCTGGGGTGCTTTTCTGTACTTCGCGGATGCCAAAGCTCCGAAAGACGCGCTGGAAATTGCCTGCACGGGGCGCCAGTGGATGTGGAAGTTTCAGCACCCGGACGGACAGCGTGAGATCAACATGCTGCACATCCCCGTCGGGAAACCCGTCAAACTGGTCATGGTGTCGGAAGATGTCATCCACAGCATGTTCGTGCCAGCCTTTCGGATTCACATGGACGTGATTCCCAAGCGGTACACGGAAGTCTGGTTTGAGGCAACCAAGCCGGGGACGTACCACATGTTCTGCTCGCAGTATTGCGGCACGGAACACGCCAACATGATTGGCTCGGTCGTGGCCCTCGAACCGCATGAATACCAAACTTGGCTCAACGGGGCGGCGACCGGCTCGCTGGCACTGCGCGGCGAGGCGCTGTTCAACAAGCTCGCCTGCAATGGCTGCCACACCGGCGATGCCGAAGCCCGTGGGCCCTACCTGCCCGGACTGTACGGGCGCAACGTCCAGCTTACGACCGGCGAGGTCATCGTCGCGGACGAAAACTACATCCGCGAGTCCATCCTCAAACCCGGTGTCAAGATTGCTGCCGGTTACGACAACATCATGCCCGGCTACGATGGGCAACTGACCGAGGAACAAATCATCGAGTTGGTGGCCTACATCAAACACCTGGGCAAGAAGTACGAGCAGTTTGAGCCGGTGGCGCCGCCGACGGCGCCGGCCCCGCGCCCGGCCGGTCAGAATCCCGACCAGACGCTCCCCACCGGCAACGTCAAACCCAGTATGACGCCGGGCACATCACCTCCGGCGACCACGGCACCCGCTGGTGCGGTCCCTACGCCGCCCCCGGCGTCAGAAGGGACCCGTCCGAAACCCAATTGA